The DNA sequence TTCCTGGCAGAAAAGACCGGCACCGCGACTGGGAATGGTCCCTACGCTGAAAATGCCCTGTTGTTGTGGGATAATCACAGTGATGGAACCCCTGCCTATAGCTATGATTATCCCACGGATCCGGTTATGCAGTTCATGGAGAGAATGGATAAAGCTACTGAGAACGGCTCTGAACAAATATACCTTCCCCTTAGCCCGGGCTGGCGGCCTACAACTAAAGTTGGAGTCTATGACCCGGATCATCCACAGCGTGTTTCGGGAGCCATTCAACACCGAGCCGCCGTGATGGCTTGGGGGCGCGGCTATGGCAACCCTGATCGAGGTTGGGTCTTAATGCAGGCCGGCCACGATATTGCCGAGTCGAATAAAAAAGAGAATGTCGCTGCTCAGCGCGTTTTTTTCAACTTTGCCTTTCAAGCATTGATTGGGAAAGTGGTACTTCCTTCGGTTTCGGAGATCAGCCCTAATACCGTCATCGCTCCCGGAGAACCGCTGGCTCTTTCTGTTACCGTACCTCCACCAGCAAATATCAACGACTTTACTTATCAATGGACTTCCTCCTGTGGTGGGACTTTCTCTCCCTCCAATACCGTGGCAAATCCTACTTTTACGCCACCCAACGGTTCTGGTTCTTACCAATGTATCATTACGGTTAGCATTACGGATCCTTGTAACCGTACTTCCTTCTCCGCCACTTCTGTCAACGTGGCTTGTAATCTCCAGATTGCGACCAACTTGACCCAGCCTTGTAATGGCCTCAGTAACGGGGTAATCAATATGACCGTGACGGGCGGAAGCTCAGTTACCTATACCTGGACTCGCAGCGGCGGCGGATCAGGCTCCGGATCAGGCACTACGATCTCAGGTCTAAGTTCCGGCACCTATACGGTGAACATTACGACCTCCAACGGCTGTACAGCTTCCTTTACGCGGACCCTATTAGCACCGCCTGCTATCGTACCCACGGCTACACCCACTCCGGTAGCATGTTTTGGCCAGAATACGGGTAGCATTAGCTTGACTGTGACCGGTGGTACTCCAGGTTATACCTACGCTTGGAATGATGGGCCAACGACAGCTAACCGTAGTAACTTGTCGGTAGGTACCTATACCATAACCGTTACGGATGCCAATGGCTGTACGGCTATAACTTCTGCTGCGGTTACTCAGCCCAGTGCTGCTCTTAGTGCTACTCCTACAGTGACTAACGTCGCCTGTTTTGGCGAAACGACAGGGGCCATCAACCTGATGGTGTCAGGAGGTACTACCCCCTACAACTACCTCTGGAACGACGGCGCGTCTAGTCAGAATCGTACGGGATTAACTGCCGGTACTTACGCAGTTACCGTCACGGATGCTAATAACTGTACGCAAGCTGTTACGAATATAATCGTCACCCAGCCCGCTAGTGCTCTGAGTCTGACTGCTACCCAAACCAATGCGAATTGTGGAGGCCCCACTGGATCTATCACCGTCACGGCCATGGGAGGGACCTCACCTTATTCTTATGATTGGTCGGGAACGCCCGTAGGGGATGGCACAATGACCATCACGAGTTTGAATGGTGGCACTTATGCCGTTACCGTTACGGATGCTAACGGCTGTACGGCCGTACTATCTACTACGATTACTCAGGCACCTCCATTAGTGATTTCGATTTCACCGATTAATCCTACTTGTCCTCCTGGAGCTGCTCCACCCATCAACAGCGACGGCTCCATTGACCTTATGGTCATGGGGGGGACTCCAACTTACTCTTACGCTTGGACCACTGCCGATGGAAGCGGGCTCAATCCTACTGCCGAAGACCAGACGGGCCTAACGGCGGGTACTTACTCGGTAACGGTAACAGACGCCAACGGCTGTACCGCTTCCGTTTCGACAAGTTTGGTGTTCGAAAATCAACTACCGATAACGCCGGGGGTGATAAATAACAACTAAAACTAATAAATAAATACTCAGAAGTAGGAAATAATGACAGCAACTACCTCCAGTAAAGTGAAACAACGAACGAGCAAACCGTCGCCTGAAAGTAGCCGGAACCTATTACTTACTGTAGCCTTCTTTGAGGGGGCTGCTGTTATGGTCATTGAACTACTAGGGGCTAAGATTATTGCACCCTTCTATGGTACCTCGCTGTACGTGTGGGCATCTGTATTAGGTGTAACACTCACTGCTCTGGCTACCGGTTACTATCTGGGGGGCTGGTTGTCACAAAAATACCGTACGGAATACCCCCTGTTTCTCGTTTTGGGGCTGGGAGCTGTACTAACGGTTCTGGCTCCGCAAATCGCACCATCAATCATGGTCGCGACCTCTGACCTAGGGGTGCGGGCGGGTTCGTTTATTGCCGTATTACTTTACCTGTTACCACCGGTCGTTTGCATGGGGACGGTCTCTCCGCTGATTACTCAGTTGATCAATAGCTCCAAAGACAAGGCGGGTCGGTCTGCTGGTACCGTCTACGCGGTTTCTACGGTGGGTGGCATCCTGGCTACTTTTTTGGCGGGCTTTTACCTGATTCCGGAACTCGGTATCACCCTTACCTCTTGGCTTGTAGCGGGTGTCCTTTTTGTCATTGCCGTGCTGGGCTTGGTTCGTCAAAAGAGGATTGTTCCCGTTGGAGCACTTTTAATGGGTGGATTGATCGCACTACTGCTTAGTGCCCAGTCACCAACTACGGATAGTGCCATTACGGTCCAGTATCAGTCCAGTGGCATACTGGGCGAATGGACGGTAGTAGACCAGGTAGTAGCCTACGATAATGGTGAACCCCTCTCGACCCGTCAACTACTGCTTAATGGCGTAGACCAAACCTATACGGAAGTGGGCAACGAGCCAGTCTCTATGTGGCTGTATCCACACAAGATAGCTGCCCTGGCTGGTGTGAAGCCAGCTGGGAGCAAGGCCTTGTTGCTCGGTATGGGCGGCGGTAGTATTGCTCATAATTTACTGCAACTGGGCTTTGATTTAGACATTGTTGAGTTGGACGAACGTATTCCTTACATCGCCGAAAAGTGGTTTGGGTACGATCCTAACTCAGCCAATCTGGTCATTGATGATGCCCGACATTTCGTCAATGAAACCACCGAAAAATACGACCTGGTCATTTTCGACCTGGTGAGCGGAGAGGTGCAGCCCTGGCACGTCTTCACCGAAGAAGGACTGCAAGATGTACGCGAGGTGCTCGCAGAGGATGCGCTGGTGATTGTCAACTTCCAGGGTTTATTTGACATGGAAAACCCTGAGCTATCCCGAGGACCGCGCTCAGTACTAAAAACTTTCCAATCGGTAAACTATGACATGTTCATTAGTCAGCGAGAAGAGGACGGTACTGATCTGTCATCAGATTTGCTGATGTACGGTACCCCCAGCGGGGGGCTTGATTTCGAAACCGCACTCCAGCAGAAGCTGCGCTATGATGACCTTTTTCCTTTTGAGGAATATACCGGAGATGATTTCACCCCGGTTCCTGATGTCCAGCTGCAGGATGCACTGGTACTAACGGATGATAAACCCAATTTGGAATTGCTCAATGCACCGACGATTCTGGATTGGCGAAAGAACAAAATGAAGTTCACGGTAGAAGGAATGCTGAAGAAAGGCTTACCGATCTACTACTGAATACCTAATAGACAGCCACTGACATACACATGAATCTAATTTACTGTTCTATCCCTAGCATCATGAAAAAAGTATCTACATATAATTTTCAATTTGACAAGTCCTGCCGGAATTTTCCGGTTGTGTTGTTGAGTTGTCTCATATTTTTACTAAGCACAACGACTGGCTTAGCGCAGACGACGGTGACAATTACGTCTACGAAGGCAACATCTAATTATCAGAATGACCCAACTTTTGTATGGGGTAACGACGATGTTATCTTTGTTGAAAGAGAAAACAATTTCCTGGGACGTTCCTTTATTGAATTCGATATTTCTTCCATCCCAACTGGCGCTGTAATTACATCCGCAACACTCAGTCTGGTGAAATCTTCAATTAATGATTGTGCTGGTTTTGACGGAGCCGGAAGTAACTTTACATCAAATATCTTGCGCGTGACCCGAGCATGGTCCGAAGGAACCACCTGTGACCAACCACAGGCTGGTGGTTTAAGCTGGAATAGTGCCGGCCCAACAAACTGGTCCACTCCTGGAGGGGATTTTGCCCCAACTACTTATGGATCATTTACAGGTGGTAACGGCGACGCTGATGGGAGTGTTAAAACGATTAACGTTACGGCTCTGGTAAATGAGTGGCATACTGGCACTCAACCAAATTATGGATTGGGGATAGTTCCACAAGGGACAGGTGCAGATTTTTATAATTTCTATTCAGATGATTTTTCAACAGTAAGTCGCAGGCCAAGTCTTACTATTTCTTACATAAATCCCATCGTTCTCTCAACAAGCGTGACAAACGTAGATTGCTCTTCTGATACGGATGGCGCTATCAACTTGTCGGTCAGCGGAGGAACAGCACCCTTTACTTACAACTGGAGTAATGGCGCCACCACTCAGGATATTTCCGGTCTGCCGCCGGGAACCTATTCAGTTACTGTTTCGGACGCCAATTCCCAAACGCAAACAGCTTCCGCAACCGTACAAAACATCGGCCTTGATTTATCTGCTACGGTCTTCCCGGAAAGTACCGCTGGGGCAATGGACGGTACGATAAACCTGTCGGTCAGTGGTGGAAGTACTCCCTACGCCTACGCTTGGTCCAACGGAGCGACCACCCAGAACATCTCGGGGCTCGCCGCAGGCACTTATACTGTTACCGTCTCCGATAATGCCAGCGCGAGCTGTACGCTTTCAAAAACAGTACTTGTTGCCGGCACCGAAGCCAACAAACAACTCTACCTCTCCGATGGGCAAACCTTGGATCGTATTGATCCGGTAATTACGAATGATAACACCACCGCCAGTACCAGCATCTTGCAGTTTGGCGCTGGCGTGGTAACCATAGAAAATACTACTTCTGTTCAGACTGATGATGTGACCTCCGTTACCTTAGCGCATACCATTAACAATTCCACCGACCGCTTCCTGCTGGTCAGCCTTTCTTTCCGGGAAAATGCGGGCAACGTCGCGATTGGCAGCGTTACCTACGGAGGGGCAAGCATGACTCTGGTTGGAGCCACTGCTAATGGTGCGGATGAAATAGCGCTCTATTCATTGAAGGAGGCTAATCTTCCCGTGGGAACGGCCAACGTTGTCGTTACTTTCCTCCAGAACGATGTTGATGACGGCGTCATCGTGGGGGCAACTTCCTTTTCCGGAGTGAATCAGACGACCTCACTCGGGACTTTTGCATCGGCTATCGGTAACAGTAATACGGCCAGTGTGTCGGTACCTTCAGCCGCCGGTGACCTTGTCTTTGATGTTTTTGACTTGCACAATGTTGATAACAGGACCAGAACGCCCGGGGCTAACCAGACGGCCCGGTATAATATACAGTCCAGTGCCCACAGTGCCGGTGGAGCCAGTACCGAACTGGCTACGGGTGCCTCAACGACCATGTCATGGAGTTTTAGTGGATCAGAAACCTGGGCTATTGGCGGAGTTGCCATCAAGCCAGCGACGGCAAACCCTATCACCTCTTTCACCCAGGCTCCAGCCCTTTGCGATAACCTTACCATCGTGGCCGGTAGCCCGCTAACGGTGCGTACGTTTGTAAATATTACGGGGGGCACTATGCCCGCTTCACCCAATATCACGGCAACCATCAGATACGGTGGCACCAACATCGCTATCCTGACCAGCCCTACCTATAACGCCGGCTCGGGTACCCTCACCTGGTCCACAACCCTGGGGGGGGACCTCACGATTCCCGCCGGCCAGGCGATCATCCTGGAGGTGAATACCGCTCAGAGCGGGGTGGCCTTCACTATCGACTATGACAGCGCCACCAAGCCCTCTTTGATTGAGCTTCCGGTATCGACTTTCATCAACATCAATTCTTTGGAGTTATATGATGCTCCATACCCCGGCGGTATCCCCGTAGCTTCGGCCTTACCCGGCTCGACGGTCTACGTCCGCGCAGTGGTAAGTGATCCATTTGGTAGCTACGATATTACGGGAATGAACCTTGCTTTAGTTGATCCTTTAGGCGGTACCTCGGCGGCAGTAGCTACTTCGGTAGACAACACGAGCTGCACCCGTACTTACGAATACGCCTGGACGATCTCCAACGCTGACGGAACATCGCAAGTGCAAGCCATCGCTCGGGAAGGTTTTGAAAATACCGTGGTAGACGACGCTAGCCAGACCATTACCTCCTGTTCTGGTGCTAGTCTGAGTTTTACGACCAGCAAAACGGATGAGAGCGGCGGAGGAACCAACGACGGAACCATTACCATAAGTAATCCATCCGGCAGTACCGGGCCCTGGGAGACTTCCATTGACGGTATCAACTGGTTTCCCGTCACCGCTTCCACGCCCTATACCTTTAATGGCCTGACCGGAGATACCTACTTCGTGCGCCTACGGGATGCCAATGATAGTGATGTATGTACCTCCACCCAAACGGTGATCATTGATACGCCTCTAGCCAACAAACAACTCTACCTCTCCGATGGGCAGACGCTGGACCGGATTGATCCGGTCACCACCAACGATGCCACTACCGCCAGCACCACTGGACTAATTGTCAGCGGCAACCAAACGGTACAGGTGGAAAGCGTCAGCTCTACCTCGGAAGACGACGGCAACAGCACCACTACTTTGTCTCACACCGTCACGGCTTCTTCCAGCCGCTTACTCCTGGTCGGTGTTTCCCTACGGCGTGATAAAGCAGAGGCTATGGTAACCGGTGTCACTTACGGCGGATCACCCATGACCCAGGTCGGCCAGACCATTAACGGAAATGAAGGTACGGTGGCCATTTACCGGATGATCAACCCTCCGGTGGGTACGTTCGACGTCATTGCAAACTACAACAATAACGCCAACAGGGGTGTCGTGCTGGGGGCTATCTCCTTTTCCGGGGTAGATCAAACTACTCCTCTGGGCACCTACGTTGGAAATACCGGCGACAGCGGTACCGCCTCGGTGACGGCTTCCTCCGCTAGTGGCCAACTGGTTTTTGACGTGGTCTGTTGGAAAAACCCGGGGACCCTCGTATCCGGTGCCGGACAGACGCAACGCTGGAACGTAGATTCTCCCAGTGAGATAGAAGGAGGGGCCAGTACCGAGCCGGGTGCCGGCTCGGTCACTATGAGCTGGACGGCTGGTAGTGACCGCTGGGCCATCGGGGCCGTCCCGATCAGGCCCGCTTCCATCACTCCCAACCTGACGGAGACCTTCAC is a window from the Lewinella sp. LCG006 genome containing:
- a CDS encoding SprB repeat-containing protein — translated: MIALLQALALSRGLTPKWGLFSGVLLVILSLLSPLKTTYNSLLKSQKRTASIFHHFMLIWCLIGGALSAKAQTVNETISSGSFIINMGVTPQTEANGLKPYGLVYDLLENYQVPIKWVINPTKTKDGVDFTYNGLGYRGGPFIIPAEFRTTAVNARITFWQGQGVIGTTTTSPITVPVFTTMNFAPNWTLDLQNGAIVTSFFAKAGIPSSAYGGSSSNWKLPSQLGPCDDIFAMPHADPVWSSHSNLLNWNQSYLGAIWYGCHAGSALEDMFNPAIKSQQTNFLAEKTGTATGNGPYAENALLLWDNHSDGTPAYSYDYPTDPVMQFMERMDKATENGSEQIYLPLSPGWRPTTKVGVYDPDHPQRVSGAIQHRAAVMAWGRGYGNPDRGWVLMQAGHDIAESNKKENVAAQRVFFNFAFQALIGKVVLPSVSEISPNTVIAPGEPLALSVTVPPPANINDFTYQWTSSCGGTFSPSNTVANPTFTPPNGSGSYQCIITVSITDPCNRTSFSATSVNVACNLQIATNLTQPCNGLSNGVINMTVTGGSSVTYTWTRSGGGSGSGSGTTISGLSSGTYTVNITTSNGCTASFTRTLLAPPAIVPTATPTPVACFGQNTGSISLTVTGGTPGYTYAWNDGPTTANRSNLSVGTYTITVTDANGCTAITSAAVTQPSAALSATPTVTNVACFGETTGAINLMVSGGTTPYNYLWNDGASSQNRTGLTAGTYAVTVTDANNCTQAVTNIIVTQPASALSLTATQTNANCGGPTGSITVTAMGGTSPYSYDWSGTPVGDGTMTITSLNGGTYAVTVTDANGCTAVLSTTITQAPPLVISISPINPTCPPGAAPPINSDGSIDLMVMGGTPTYSYAWTTADGSGLNPTAEDQTGLTAGTYSVTVTDANGCTASVSTSLVFENQLPITPGVINNN
- a CDS encoding spermidine synthase, giving the protein MTATTSSKVKQRTSKPSPESSRNLLLTVAFFEGAAVMVIELLGAKIIAPFYGTSLYVWASVLGVTLTALATGYYLGGWLSQKYRTEYPLFLVLGLGAVLTVLAPQIAPSIMVATSDLGVRAGSFIAVLLYLLPPVVCMGTVSPLITQLINSSKDKAGRSAGTVYAVSTVGGILATFLAGFYLIPELGITLTSWLVAGVLFVIAVLGLVRQKRIVPVGALLMGGLIALLLSAQSPTTDSAITVQYQSSGILGEWTVVDQVVAYDNGEPLSTRQLLLNGVDQTYTEVGNEPVSMWLYPHKIAALAGVKPAGSKALLLGMGGGSIAHNLLQLGFDLDIVELDERIPYIAEKWFGYDPNSANLVIDDARHFVNETTEKYDLVIFDLVSGEVQPWHVFTEEGLQDVREVLAEDALVIVNFQGLFDMENPELSRGPRSVLKTFQSVNYDMFISQREEDGTDLSSDLLMYGTPSGGLDFETALQQKLRYDDLFPFEEYTGDDFTPVPDVQLQDALVLTDDKPNLELLNAPTILDWRKNKMKFTVEGMLKKGLPIYY